One genomic segment of Lysobacter sp. 5GHs7-4 includes these proteins:
- a CDS encoding DUF6875 domain-containing protein: MSPDNDSFQLPDPDAAMMAGRTHVESAGAAARGQLLRASDVERNQHASAPLPTIVSWVREFLAQPHPNLGRTGPVCPFTPLALGLDTIWLTEVVDPDPDPERMAELIAHYRDLFLEIEPRSGAAAVNKSILIVFPNLGPDGASVVDRIQAEHKGGFVELGLMLGEFHARNASPGLRNPDFFPLRSPVPMLAIRHMVESDLPFLRRDIDAPEVRAAYLRSYLRRLGPNLRRNNFEQAIEALVEAELQLRLRGLQSESPRLSAVSRPVARANARSARSTAGTALDD, encoded by the coding sequence ATGAGCCCAGACAACGATTCCTTCCAACTGCCCGACCCGGATGCGGCGATGATGGCCGGCCGCACCCATGTCGAGAGCGCCGGCGCGGCCGCGCGCGGCCAGCTGCTGCGCGCCTCGGACGTCGAGCGCAACCAGCACGCCAGCGCGCCGCTGCCCACCATCGTGAGCTGGGTGCGCGAGTTTCTCGCGCAACCGCATCCGAACCTGGGACGCACCGGCCCGGTGTGTCCGTTCACGCCGCTGGCGCTGGGCCTGGACACGATCTGGCTCACCGAGGTCGTCGACCCGGATCCCGATCCGGAGCGCATGGCCGAGCTGATCGCCCATTACCGCGATCTGTTCCTGGAGATCGAGCCGCGTTCCGGCGCGGCGGCGGTCAACAAGTCGATCCTGATCGTGTTCCCCAACCTGGGGCCCGACGGCGCCAGCGTGGTCGACCGCATCCAGGCCGAACACAAGGGCGGCTTCGTCGAGCTGGGTCTGATGCTGGGCGAGTTCCATGCGCGCAACGCCAGCCCTGGCCTGCGCAATCCGGATTTCTTCCCGCTGCGCAGCCCGGTGCCGATGCTGGCGATCCGGCATATGGTCGAATCCGACCTGCCGTTCCTGCGCCGCGACATCGATGCGCCGGAAGTGCGCGCGGCGTATCTGCGTTCCTACCTGCGCCGGCTCGGTCCCAACCTGCGCCGCAACAATTTCGAACAGGCGATCGAAGCCCTGGTCGAGGCCGAACTGCAGCTGCGCCTGCGCGGCCTGCAGAGCGAATCGCCGCGCCTGAGCGCGGTGTCGCGCCCGGTCGCGCGCGCCAACGCGCGCAGCGCCCGCAGCACCGCCGGAACCGCGCTCGATGACTGA
- a CDS encoding MbtH family NRPS accessory protein, with translation MQGEETDLGAHRVLVNHEDQYSILPVAYAIPQGWRDAGFEGSKDECLTHIRGRWTDMRPLSVRDPASGG, from the coding sequence ATGCAAGGAGAAGAGACGGATCTCGGCGCGCATCGCGTGCTGGTCAATCACGAAGACCAGTACTCGATCCTGCCGGTGGCGTATGCGATTCCGCAGGGCTGGCGCGATGCCGGCTTCGAGGGATCGAAGGACGAATGCCTGACCCACATCCGTGGGCGATGGACCGATATGCGCCCGCTCAGCGTGCGCGACCCGGCCAGCGGCGGATAA
- a CDS encoding NAD(P)/FAD-dependent oxidoreductase gives MTEASATARVAIVGGGLAGSLLALRLAALGHGVDVYERRPDPRVSGAEGGRSINLGLSKRGIQALTEAQLIDEVMPTCVTMAGRVIHAPDGSTRYQPYGKDRGEVLHSIDRNELNRLLLDRAERHPQVRLHFDHRLVGVDKTARELEFEHAGARLRVRPDWVVGADGAFSRTRQEMQRGERADYHQEYLEWGYKELTLKPLADGSSAIELEALHVWPRSHGLFVSHPNRDGSHTLTLFLPFEGPDSFATTRDEDDVRALFTKYFPDLLPLLPQLVEEWMAHPVGALVTTRTAPWSREDWMVLVGDACHAVYPFYGQGMNSAFEDCSALMAALARHPGRRADAFADYERSRRPHTDTLAELSKANFVELRQKVQSPWFLARKRLDVSLNRLLPKTWLPLYTMIAHTTMPYGDALARARRQERILVGAGAGALAVAAVGAWLMLGA, from the coding sequence ATGACTGAGGCCTCCGCAACCGCGCGCGTGGCCATCGTCGGCGGCGGCCTCGCCGGCTCGCTGCTGGCGCTGCGCCTGGCCGCGCTGGGCCATGGCGTCGACGTCTACGAGCGCCGCCCCGATCCGCGCGTCAGCGGCGCCGAAGGCGGCCGCTCGATCAACCTGGGCCTGTCCAAGCGCGGCATCCAGGCGCTGACCGAAGCGCAACTGATCGACGAGGTCATGCCGACCTGCGTGACCATGGCCGGCCGCGTGATCCATGCGCCCGACGGCAGCACGCGCTACCAGCCGTACGGCAAGGACCGCGGCGAAGTCCTGCACTCGATCGACCGCAACGAACTCAACCGCCTGCTGCTGGATCGCGCCGAACGCCATCCGCAGGTGCGCCTGCACTTCGATCATCGCCTGGTCGGTGTCGACAAGACCGCGCGCGAACTGGAATTCGAGCACGCCGGCGCGCGCCTGCGCGTGCGCCCGGACTGGGTGGTCGGCGCCGACGGCGCGTTCTCGCGCACGCGTCAGGAAATGCAGCGCGGCGAGCGCGCCGACTACCACCAGGAATACCTGGAGTGGGGCTACAAGGAACTCACCCTGAAGCCGCTGGCCGACGGCAGTTCGGCGATCGAGCTGGAAGCGCTGCACGTGTGGCCGCGCAGCCACGGCCTGTTCGTCTCGCACCCCAACCGCGACGGCTCGCATACGCTGACCCTGTTCCTGCCGTTCGAGGGCCCCGACAGTTTCGCCACCACCCGCGACGAAGACGACGTGCGCGCCTTGTTCACCAAGTATTTCCCCGACCTGCTGCCGCTGCTGCCGCAGCTGGTGGAGGAATGGATGGCGCACCCGGTCGGGGCGCTGGTGACCACGCGCACCGCGCCGTGGAGCCGCGAAGACTGGATGGTGCTGGTCGGCGACGCCTGCCACGCCGTGTATCCGTTCTATGGTCAGGGCATGAACTCGGCGTTCGAGGATTGTTCGGCGCTGATGGCCGCGCTGGCGCGGCATCCGGGCCGGCGCGCGGACGCGTTCGCCGATTACGAACGTTCGCGGCGCCCGCACACCGACACCCTGGCCGAGCTGTCCAAGGCCAACTTCGTCGAGCTGCGGCAGAAGGTGCAGTCGCCGTGGTTCCTGGCGCGCAAACGCCTGGACGTGAGCTTGAACCGCCTGCTGCCCAAGACCTGGCTGCCGCTGTACACCATGATCGCGCACACCACGATGCCGTACGGCGATGCGTTGGCGCGCGCGCGCCGGCAGGAACGCATCCTGGTCGGCGCCGGTGCCGGCGCGCTGGCGGTGGCCGCGGTCGGCGCCTGGCTGATGCTGGGCGCCTGA
- a CDS encoding DUF302 domain-containing protein — MTLAAIDPVAPPGLCILRSAYTVSSTIDRLVAMVEQRGLRVYSRIDHARIADGCGLRMPPTQLLLFGNPLAAAVAMLEQPTMAIDLPMRALAWRHDDGHTRVAYVDLQWLAQRHGLPDSQREMTEAVNDSLRTLVCAAASRQVILGLRGAPEPQARRAEAIGARRG; from the coding sequence ATGACTCTTGCAGCTATCGATCCCGTCGCACCGCCCGGCCTGTGCATCCTGCGCAGCGCCTACACCGTCTCCAGCACCATCGACCGGCTGGTGGCGATGGTCGAACAACGCGGCCTGCGCGTGTACTCGCGCATCGACCACGCGCGCATCGCCGACGGCTGCGGCCTGCGCATGCCGCCGACGCAGTTGTTGTTGTTCGGCAATCCGCTGGCGGCCGCGGTGGCGATGCTGGAGCAGCCGACCATGGCGATCGACCTGCCGATGCGGGCGCTGGCCTGGCGCCACGACGACGGCCACACGCGCGTGGCCTATGTGGACCTGCAGTGGCTGGCGCAACGCCACGGTTTGCCGGATTCGCAGCGCGAGATGACCGAGGCGGTCAACGACAGCCTGCGCACGCTGGTGTGCGCGGCCGCGTCGCGGCAGGTGATTCTGGGGCTGCGCGGCGCGCCGGAGCCGCAAGCGCGGCGCGCCGAAGCGATCGGCGCGCGCCGCGGCTAG
- a CDS encoding tRNA (cytidine(34)-2'-O)-methyltransferase has translation MFDVILYQPEIPPNTGNVIRLCANTGARLHLIAPLGFSLEDRQLKRAGLDYHEYATLRVHEGLDAALAAIAQDQGAPPRLYALSTRGRMRHDRPQYRPGDAFLFGPETRGLPGEVLEAVPEAQRLRLPMRPDNRSLNLSNAVAVVVFEAWRQLGYAGGE, from the coding sequence ATGTTCGACGTCATCCTCTACCAGCCCGAGATTCCGCCCAACACCGGCAACGTGATCCGGCTGTGCGCCAACACCGGCGCGCGTCTGCACCTGATCGCGCCGCTGGGCTTTAGCCTGGAGGACAGGCAGCTCAAGCGCGCGGGCCTGGACTACCACGAGTACGCCACCCTGCGCGTGCACGAAGGCCTGGACGCGGCGCTGGCGGCGATCGCCCAGGACCAGGGCGCGCCGCCGCGGCTGTACGCGCTGAGCACGCGCGGCCGCATGCGCCACGACCGCCCGCAGTACCGGCCCGGCGACGCCTTCCTGTTCGGCCCGGAAACCCGCGGCCTGCCCGGCGAGGTGCTGGAGGCCGTGCCCGAGGCGCAGCGCCTGCGCCTGCCGATGCGGCCGGACAACCGCAGCCTCAACCTGTCCAATGCGGTGGCGGTGGTGGTGTTCGAGGCCTGGCGCCAGCTCGGTTACGCCGGCGGCGAATGA